From a region of the Trueperaceae bacterium genome:
- a CDS encoding iron ABC transporter permease, with translation MTAGLRSFGRLWRYDRGLLLAYGLASLFLLAFVVAPLVRVALEPTLADWRQVLTTPRWQRAALNTLITLVLSTASSLALGTAYAYAVTRARVPGARLFALVPLFLLITPPFVAGLSFILLLGRRGLLTYQLLGLETSIYGLHGLWLAQTLSFFPVAYLVLRGAFTAVDPTLEQAARGLGAGRRAVLRTVTLPLVTPALLAAALFISIGVLGDFGNPMLVGGRFQVLATAVYTQLTGWASFGTSAALGLLLLVPAVVLFGAQQWVQARTRQRYATVGGRSSSLPPVAVAPALRWALFALCLAVTLFVGASQAVVLLGALTNLWGVDFGLTLEHVRYVLGHAAGLGNSLAFAATAAVVCTAVSMLAAYLVQRAGVPFRRGLDLATLLPAAVPGTLMGVAFVLAFNQPPVKLTGTAVIIVIGMAVSYLPVGYRICAAAIDQLRPSLDESAANLGASKLRTLLTIVAPLSRQALLATFVFCFVQSVGTLSTVIFLVSFDTPLASVSILNLADQGRWGRAAALAAALILVTMASLALLWSLAGRSLRAQEFSRAGG, from the coding sequence TTGACGGCCGGCCTGCGCTCGTTCGGCCGGCTGTGGCGTTACGACCGGGGGTTGCTGCTCGCCTACGGGCTGGCTTCGCTCTTCCTGCTGGCGTTCGTGGTGGCGCCGCTCGTGCGGGTGGCCCTCGAACCGACGCTGGCCGACTGGCGCCAGGTGCTCACGACGCCGCGCTGGCAGCGCGCGGCCCTCAACACGCTGATCACGCTCGTGCTCTCGACGGCGTCGTCGCTGGCGCTCGGCACGGCCTACGCCTACGCCGTCACCCGCGCCCGCGTGCCCGGCGCACGCCTCTTCGCCCTGGTGCCCTTGTTCCTGCTCATCACCCCGCCGTTCGTGGCGGGGCTGTCGTTCATCCTCCTGCTCGGCCGGCGCGGCCTCCTCACCTACCAGCTGCTCGGCCTCGAGACGAGCATCTACGGGCTCCACGGCCTGTGGTTGGCGCAGACGCTCTCGTTCTTCCCCGTCGCCTACCTTGTGCTGCGCGGAGCCTTCACGGCCGTTGACCCGACGCTCGAGCAGGCGGCGCGCGGCCTGGGCGCCGGTCGGCGCGCGGTGCTGCGAACGGTGACCCTGCCGCTCGTCACGCCGGCCCTGCTGGCGGCGGCGCTGTTCATCTCCATCGGCGTGCTGGGCGACTTCGGTAACCCCATGCTGGTCGGCGGCCGCTTCCAGGTGCTCGCCACGGCCGTCTACACGCAGCTCACCGGCTGGGCCAGCTTCGGCACCAGCGCCGCGCTCGGGCTCCTGCTCCTCGTGCCCGCCGTGGTGCTGTTCGGCGCGCAGCAGTGGGTCCAGGCCAGGACGCGCCAGCGTTACGCCACCGTGGGAGGTCGCAGCTCCTCGCTGCCGCCCGTGGCGGTGGCACCGGCGCTGCGCTGGGCGCTCTTCGCGCTCTGCCTGGCCGTGACGCTGTTCGTGGGCGCCAGCCAGGCCGTGGTGCTGCTCGGCGCCCTCACCAACCTCTGGGGCGTCGACTTCGGCCTGACCCTCGAGCACGTCCGCTACGTGCTAGGTCACGCGGCGGGCCTCGGCAACAGCCTGGCGTTCGCGGCGACCGCCGCCGTGGTCTGCACGGCGGTGTCGATGTTGGCCGCCTACCTGGTGCAGCGCGCCGGGGTGCCGTTCAGGCGCGGTCTCGACCTCGCGACCCTCCTGCCGGCGGCGGTACCCGGCACCCTCATGGGGGTCGCGTTCGTGCTCGCCTTCAACCAGCCGCCCGTCAAGCTGACGGGCACGGCCGTGATCATCGTCATCGGCATGGCCGTCTCCTACCTCCCCGTCGGTTACCGCATCTGCGCCGCTGCCATCGACCAGTTGCGCCCCAGCCTCGACGAGAGCGCCGCCAACCTCGGCGCTTCCAAGCTGCGCACCCTCCTCACGATCGTCGCGCCGCTCTCGCGCCAGGCGCTCCTCGCCACCTTCGTGTTCTGCTTCGTGCAGTCGGTGGGGACGCTAAGCACCGTCATCTTCCTCGTGTCGTTCGACACGCCCCTGGCGTCGGTGAGCATCCTCAACCTGGCCGACCAGGGTCGGTGGGGGCGCGCCGCCGCGCTGGCCGCCGCCCTCATACTGGTCACCATGGCGTCGCTCGCCCTCCTCTGGTCGCTCGCCGGTCGCTCGCTTAGGGCGCAGGAGTTCAGCCGTGCCGGGGGCTGA
- a CDS encoding ABC transporter ATP-binding protein translates to MPGADAPPHLELAGLAKSFGKTAAVVDFSLSVPRGSFTTLLGPSGCGKTTVLRMVGGFVEADAGSVRLGGVDQVGRPPNLRGVGMVFQDYALFPHMSVRANVEYGLRMHRFERGERERRVARALALLDLAGLAARYPHELSGGQQQRVALGRALVLEPEVLLMDEPLSNLDAKLRVRLRAELKALQRQLGITTLYVTHDQEEALSLSDRVVVMDHGRVQQVGAPETIYRRPLNRFVAEFVGHANLLDVRVTAARAGAHMEATAAGRAVSVRLPDERRPAPGAAGLAMVRPEHVRLGGAGAAVGGDAPGAWWAPAEVVARGFFGSFERYWLRVEGAREPWLVDLPLGAGDAAPPAWEAGDAVTVTLARGAACWVW, encoded by the coding sequence GTGCCGGGGGCTGACGCGCCGCCGCACCTCGAGCTGGCGGGGCTCGCCAAGTCGTTCGGGAAGACCGCCGCGGTCGTCGACTTCTCGCTCAGCGTCCCGCGCGGCAGCTTCACCACCCTCCTGGGCCCGAGCGGTTGCGGCAAGACGACGGTCCTGCGCATGGTGGGCGGCTTCGTGGAAGCGGACGCCGGCAGCGTGCGCCTTGGCGGCGTCGACCAGGTCGGGCGACCGCCCAACCTGCGCGGCGTGGGCATGGTGTTCCAGGACTACGCCCTCTTCCCCCACATGAGCGTGCGCGCCAACGTCGAGTACGGCCTGCGCATGCACCGCTTCGAACGGGGCGAGCGGGAGCGGCGCGTGGCGCGCGCCCTCGCGCTCCTCGACCTCGCCGGCCTGGCGGCCCGCTACCCGCACGAGCTGTCGGGCGGGCAGCAGCAGCGCGTCGCGCTCGGGCGGGCGTTGGTACTCGAGCCGGAGGTGCTGCTCATGGACGAGCCGCTCTCGAACTTGGACGCCAAGCTGCGGGTGCGGCTGCGCGCCGAGCTGAAGGCGTTGCAGCGCCAACTGGGCATCACCACCCTCTACGTCACCCACGACCAGGAGGAGGCGTTGTCGCTCTCCGACCGGGTGGTGGTGATGGATCACGGCCGCGTGCAGCAGGTCGGCGCGCCCGAGACCATCTACCGGCGACCCCTCAACCGCTTCGTGGCGGAGTTCGTTGGGCACGCCAACCTGCTTGACGTGCGCGTGACCGCCGCGCGCGCGGGCGCTCACATGGAGGCGACGGCGGCGGGTCGCGCCGTGAGCGTGCGGCTGCCCGACGAGCGGCGCCCTGCGCCTGGCGCCGCCGGGCTGGCCATGGTGAGGCCCGAGCACGTGCGCCTAGGGGGCGCGGGCGCCGCAGTCGGCGGCGACGCGCCGGGCGCCTGGTGGGCGCCGGCGGAGGTGGTGGCGCGCGGCTTCTTCGGCTCCTTCGAGCGCTACTGGCTGCGGGTGGAGGGCGCGCGGGAGCCGTGGTTGGTCGACCTGCCGCTGGGCGCGGGCGACGCCGCTCCCCCGGCCTGGGAGGCGGGCGACGCGGTGACGGTGACGCTGGCGCGGGGCGCTGCCTGCTGGGTGTGGTGA
- a CDS encoding iron ABC transporter permease produces MADEAAAAPRAGRRGLTGAGRRAHPLVVMAALAVAAASLAPAAYLVLREGFSLPLLAKALSTPATPELLARTAVLLLTVGAVTLVLGVGLAVLVTRTDLPLPRLWVVLFTMPLAVPGYVSAYTWVAASFRYLPKSTAIFGLGGATLVLSLGLFPYVFLPAVAALKGLDAAHEEVARSLGLSAWRTWWTVTLPQLRVAVSAGMLIVLLHVLAEFGALEMLSYPTLTTAVMQRVQVLGSPESGRALAVVLVGVAALLLLLERLARGRATPPRVGRGVVRDSARIPLGRARAAWTVACVAVAAPALGVPLYVAAVGLIDALGGGRVAGAATAIDWARLGPAALATLAFALLAGLVATLAALPVSWLHARHPGRLASLVERSVWLAHSLPGIILALALVYIGVRWFRPLYQTPAMLVAAYVILFLPLAVASQHVGLRAAGRHLDEAAHSLGYGRLRTLARVTLPLAMPGVATGALLVLLDSAKELTTTLLLVPTGMSTLSTALWATTNGEVLDFTAAAPYGTALILLGVVPAYLLARRTLRLVG; encoded by the coding sequence GTGGCCGACGAAGCCGCGGCGGCCCCGCGCGCCGGCCGCCGCGGCCTGACCGGAGCCGGCCGGAGGGCGCATCCGCTCGTCGTGATGGCCGCCCTGGCGGTGGCCGCCGCGTCGCTGGCGCCGGCCGCCTACCTCGTGCTGCGCGAGGGTTTCAGCCTGCCGCTGCTGGCGAAGGCGCTGAGCACCCCCGCGACGCCCGAGCTCCTCGCCCGCACGGCCGTCCTGCTCCTGACCGTCGGGGCCGTCACGCTGGTGCTCGGCGTCGGTCTCGCCGTCCTCGTCACCCGCACCGACCTGCCGCTCCCGCGGCTCTGGGTCGTGCTCTTCACCATGCCCCTCGCCGTGCCCGGTTACGTCAGCGCCTACACCTGGGTAGCGGCCAGCTTCAGGTACCTGCCCAAGTCCACCGCCATCTTCGGGCTGGGCGGCGCCACGCTCGTGCTGTCGCTTGGCCTGTTCCCTTACGTGTTCCTGCCGGCGGTCGCCGCCCTCAAGGGGCTCGACGCCGCGCACGAGGAGGTCGCCCGCTCCCTCGGGCTGTCGGCCTGGCGCACCTGGTGGACGGTGACCCTGCCGCAGCTGCGGGTGGCCGTCTCCGCCGGCATGCTCATCGTCTTGCTGCACGTGCTGGCAGAGTTCGGCGCCCTCGAGATGCTGAGCTACCCGACCCTGACCACGGCCGTCATGCAGCGCGTGCAGGTCCTCGGCTCGCCCGAGTCGGGCCGGGCCCTCGCCGTGGTGCTCGTGGGGGTGGCGGCGCTCCTACTGCTCCTGGAGCGGCTCGCCCGCGGCAGGGCAACGCCGCCGCGGGTGGGGCGCGGGGTCGTGAGGGACTCGGCGCGCATCCCGCTCGGCCGCGCCCGCGCCGCCTGGACGGTGGCGTGCGTCGCCGTCGCCGCGCCGGCGCTCGGCGTGCCGCTCTACGTCGCCGCCGTCGGCCTCATCGACGCGCTCGGTGGGGGGCGGGTTGCCGGCGCGGCGACGGCCATCGACTGGGCGCGGCTCGGTCCGGCCGCGCTCGCCACCCTGGCGTTCGCGCTCCTGGCCGGGCTCGTGGCCACGCTGGCGGCGCTCCCGGTCAGCTGGCTGCACGCCCGCCACCCCGGGCGCCTGGCGAGCCTGGTGGAGCGCTCGGTGTGGCTGGCCCACTCGCTGCCCGGCATAATCCTCGCCCTGGCGCTCGTCTACATAGGCGTCCGGTGGTTCCGGCCCCTCTACCAGACGCCGGCGATGCTCGTGGCGGCCTACGTCATCCTCTTCCTGCCGCTCGCCGTCGCCTCGCAGCACGTCGGCCTGCGCGCCGCCGGCAGGCACCTCGACGAGGCGGCGCACTCGCTCGGCTACGGACGCCTCCGGACGCTCGCCCGCGTCACGCTGCCGCTGGCGATGCCGGGCGTGGCAACGGGCGCGCTGCTCGTGCTGCTCGACTCGGCCAAGGAGCTCACCACCACGCTGCTCCTCGTGCCCACCGGCATGAGCACTCTGTCGACCGCGCTCTGGGCCACCACGAACGGCGAGGTGCTCGACTTCACCGCCGCCGCGCCCTACGGCACGGCGCTCATCCTGCTGGGGGTGGTGCCGGCCTACCTGTTGGCGCGGCGCACCTTGCGGCTCGTCGGCTAG
- a CDS encoding extracellular solute-binding protein — translation MFNLNQPPLAVRRAVRAAAAVALTCLALGPAFAEGPLTIYSGQHEALAQSLADAFTAETGIAVTLRVGKDAEIANQLIEEGAGTPADVVISEEPGPVAMLDGRGLLAPVDAATLAQVDQRLVPGSGNWLPYAARSRVIFYNPTLIDVTELPHSILDLARPEWKGRFAYAPSGAFASTVSYLISDIGPDATLEWLKGIKANGVNEGKNGKVRDTVEAGQHPFGLSNHYYWWILANTRGGPDELTSRIYYFDHPDAGGLLLPSGAAVLKASDDQATGQRFLAWLGSPTGGQRVVADYVAAPQFPVAPGVDSVADLPKVSELTFPTVDPDVFIDLSAAMDLILEAGIY, via the coding sequence ATGTTCAACCTGAACCAGCCGCCGCTGGCCGTCCGCCGCGCCGTCAGGGCCGCGGCCGCGGTCGCGCTGACCTGCCTCGCGCTCGGCCCCGCGTTCGCCGAAGGCCCCCTCACCATCTATAGCGGCCAACACGAGGCGCTGGCGCAGAGCCTCGCGGATGCCTTCACCGCCGAGACCGGCATCGCCGTCACCTTGCGCGTCGGCAAGGACGCCGAGATAGCCAACCAGCTCATCGAGGAGGGCGCGGGCACCCCCGCCGACGTGGTCATCAGCGAGGAGCCGGGACCCGTCGCCATGCTGGACGGCAGGGGCCTGCTGGCGCCGGTCGACGCGGCGACCCTCGCCCAGGTGGACCAGCGCCTCGTGCCCGGCAGCGGCAACTGGCTGCCCTACGCGGCCCGCTCCCGCGTCATCTTCTACAACCCGACCCTCATAGACGTGACCGAGCTTCCCCACAGCATCCTCGACCTGGCGCGGCCCGAGTGGAAGGGCAGGTTCGCCTACGCCCCGTCGGGTGCGTTCGCCTCCACCGTCAGCTACCTGATAAGCGACATCGGGCCGGACGCCACCCTCGAGTGGCTCAAGGGCATCAAGGCCAACGGCGTCAACGAGGGCAAGAACGGCAAGGTCCGCGACACCGTCGAGGCCGGCCAGCACCCCTTCGGCCTGAGCAACCACTACTACTGGTGGATCCTCGCCAACACCCGCGGCGGGCCCGACGAGCTCACGAGCAGGATCTACTACTTCGACCACCCCGACGCGGGCGGCCTCCTCCTCCCCTCCGGCGCCGCCGTGCTGAAGGCCAGCGACGACCAGGCCACCGGCCAGCGCTTCCTCGCCTGGCTCGGCTCCCCAACTGGCGGCCAACGCGTGGTCGCCGACTACGTCGCCGCGCCGCAGTTCCCGGTGGCGCCCGGCGTCGACAGCGTCGCCGACCTCCCCAAGGTGTCCGAGCTCACGTTCCCCACGGTCGACCCGGACGTCTTCATCGACCTGTCGGCCGCCATGGACCTGATCCTCGAGGCCGGCATCTACTGA
- a CDS encoding ABC transporter ATP-binding protein, whose product MLRLEGVDKTFPVGRSKVTALRGVSLAVKPGLLTSVLGPSGSGKSTVLRVMAGFERPERGRVTLSGRELVGPGVFVRPELRGIGIVPQDGALFPHLDVADNVAFGLARTTRQRLSRSAGRARAERVEELLRLVGLEGFQRRRVDQLSGGQQQRVALARALAPNPGVILLDEPFSAIDAALRAELGIEVRGLLRGLGVTAVLVTHDQEEALSLADEVVVMRDGEVVQVGAPQEVYRSPVDAATARFVGDAVVLEGTVVFCSQHEACVDCVLGRLMGQHSAAPRAGAADALGAAAAGAPDGTFEPAGPPAAFVAGGACHVVIRPESLRMGGSGVPAVVVATEYFGHNAMTTLRLGARGDGPLVRVRTSELTSLPAQGETVGLRVADPVFVVPS is encoded by the coding sequence ATGCTGCGGCTGGAGGGCGTCGACAAGACCTTCCCGGTAGGTCGCTCGAAGGTCACCGCCCTGCGGGGCGTGAGCCTCGCCGTCAAGCCCGGCCTCCTCACCTCGGTGCTGGGCCCCTCGGGTAGCGGCAAGTCGACCGTCCTCAGGGTCATGGCCGGGTTCGAGCGACCGGAGCGCGGCCGGGTGACGCTCTCCGGCCGCGAACTGGTCGGGCCGGGCGTGTTCGTGCGCCCGGAGCTCCGCGGCATCGGCATCGTGCCGCAAGACGGTGCCCTGTTCCCCCACCTCGACGTGGCCGACAACGTCGCCTTCGGGCTCGCCCGGACCACGCGCCAGCGGCTGTCGCGAAGCGCCGGCCGGGCGCGCGCCGAGCGCGTCGAGGAGCTCTTGCGCCTCGTGGGCCTCGAGGGCTTCCAGCGCCGCCGCGTCGATCAGCTCTCGGGCGGCCAGCAGCAGCGGGTGGCGCTCGCCCGCGCGCTCGCCCCCAACCCCGGCGTCATCCTGCTCGACGAGCCGTTCTCCGCCATCGACGCCGCCCTGCGCGCCGAGCTCGGCATTGAGGTCAGGGGCCTGCTGCGCGGCCTGGGCGTGACGGCCGTGCTCGTCACGCACGACCAGGAGGAGGCGTTGTCGCTGGCCGACGAGGTCGTGGTCATGCGCGACGGCGAGGTCGTGCAGGTGGGAGCGCCGCAGGAGGTCTACCGGAGCCCCGTCGACGCGGCCACGGCGCGCTTCGTTGGCGACGCCGTCGTGCTCGAGGGCACCGTCGTCTTCTGCAGTCAGCACGAGGCGTGCGTGGATTGCGTCTTGGGGCGGCTGATGGGGCAGCATTCGGCGGCGCCGCGGGCGGGCGCGGCGGACGCGCTCGGGGCGGCCGCGGCCGGCGCCCCGGACGGGACCTTCGAGCCCGCGGGCCCGCCCGCCGCCTTCGTGGCGGGCGGGGCGTGCCACGTGGTGATCCGCCCCGAGAGCCTCCGCATGGGCGGTAGCGGCGTGCCGGCGGTGGTCGTGGCCACCGAGTACTTCGGTCACAACGCCATGACGACCCTTCGGCTTGGCGCCCGCGGCGACGGTCCCCTCGTGCGCGTGCGCACTAGCGAGCTGACGAGTCTCCCGGCCCAGGGCGAGACCGTCGGCCTGCGGGTGGCCGACCCCGTGTTCGTCGTGCCCTCCTGA
- a CDS encoding polyisoprenoid-binding protein, protein MSLKLDKSHSNIEFAVRHMGLATVRGSFADFDVEATADANGVPTYIKATIDAASVTTGAQGRDDHLRSADFFDVANHPHIVFESAAITPKGDGHQVDGMLTIRGVTKPISFDADFTGFVTDPWGNPRAAAEVAGKVNRTHFGLTWNQVLEAGSLLVGEDIKFNISVQLVEKAEVAA, encoded by the coding sequence ATGAGCCTCAAGCTTGACAAGAGCCACAGCAACATCGAGTTCGCCGTCCGCCACATGGGCCTCGCCACCGTGCGGGGCAGCTTCGCCGACTTCGACGTCGAGGCCACCGCCGACGCCAACGGCGTCCCCACCTACATCAAGGCCACGATCGACGCGGCCAGCGTCACGACCGGCGCGCAGGGCCGCGACGACCACCTGCGCAGCGCCGACTTCTTCGACGTCGCCAACCACCCCCACATCGTGTTCGAGTCGGCCGCCATCACCCCCAAGGGCGACGGTCACCAGGTCGACGGCATGCTGACCATCCGCGGCGTCACCAAGCCCATCAGCTTCGACGCCGACTTCACCGGCTTCGTCACCGACCCGTGGGGCAACCCGCGCGCCGCCGCCGAGGTCGCCGGTAAGGTCAACCGCACGCACTTCGGCCTGACGTGGAACCAGGTGCTCGAGGCGGGCAGCCTCCTGGTGGGCGAGGACATCAAGTTCAACATCTCGGTTCAGCTCGTCGAGAAGGCCGAGGTCGCCGCGTAG
- a CDS encoding helix-turn-helix transcriptional regulator, with translation MSESCQAGCPVHSSIELLQEKWVLHIVRALLAGPHGFNELGRAVGGANTTTLASRLEHLERLGIVDKTIESTMPPRTRYELTQIGRELDDVVAAIDAWARKHMRQCNEIEAGATISATPAPAPRG, from the coding sequence GTGTCCGAGTCGTGCCAGGCTGGGTGCCCAGTCCACAGCTCGATCGAGCTCCTGCAGGAGAAGTGGGTGCTGCACATCGTGCGCGCCCTCCTCGCGGGCCCGCACGGCTTCAACGAGCTCGGCCGCGCCGTGGGCGGCGCCAACACCACCACCCTGGCGAGCCGCCTGGAGCACCTCGAGCGCCTCGGCATCGTCGACAAGACCATCGAGTCGACCATGCCGCCCCGGACACGCTACGAGCTCACGCAGATAGGGCGCGAGCTAGACGACGTCGTCGCCGCCATCGACGCCTGGGCCCGCAAGCACATGCGCCAGTGCAACGAGATCGAGGCCGGCGCGACCATCAGCGCCACCCCAGCGCCGGCGCCACGTGGGTGA
- a CDS encoding LLM class flavin-dependent oxidoreductase, whose protein sequence is MTKRIGFLSFGHWTPSPYSQTRTASDSLLQAIDLAVATEQLGGDGAYFRVHHFARQLGSPFPLLAAIGARTSRIEIGTAVIDMRYENPYYMVEDAGAADLIAGGRLQLGISRGSPEQVVDGWRYFGYEPAAGEDEAAMARRRAETLLELLGGEGFARPNPHPMFPNPPGLLRLEPHSEGLRERIWWGSATNGTAAWAARLGMNLQSSTLKFDESGKPFHEQQAEQIAVYRRAWAEAGHAREPRVSVSRSIFALVDDRDRAYFGRGQQDSDQLGYIDGPSRAIFGRSYAAEPDVLVEELARDEAIRAADTLLLTVPNQLGVDYCAHAIEAILTHVAPALGWR, encoded by the coding sequence ATGACGAAGAGGATCGGCTTCCTGTCGTTCGGGCATTGGACGCCCTCGCCCTACTCGCAGACGCGCACGGCGTCCGACTCGCTCCTGCAGGCCATCGACCTGGCCGTGGCCACGGAGCAGCTCGGCGGGGACGGCGCGTACTTCCGCGTGCACCACTTCGCGCGGCAGTTGGGGTCGCCGTTCCCCCTGCTGGCGGCCATCGGCGCCCGCACGTCGCGCATCGAGATCGGCACGGCCGTGATCGACATGCGCTACGAGAACCCCTACTACATGGTCGAGGACGCCGGCGCCGCCGACCTGATAGCCGGGGGCCGGTTGCAGCTCGGCATCAGCCGCGGCTCGCCGGAGCAGGTGGTCGACGGGTGGCGCTACTTCGGGTACGAACCCGCGGCCGGCGAGGACGAGGCGGCGATGGCGCGGCGCCGCGCCGAGACGCTCCTGGAACTGCTGGGGGGCGAGGGGTTCGCGCGGCCGAACCCGCACCCCATGTTCCCCAACCCGCCGGGGCTACTGCGGCTCGAGCCGCACTCGGAGGGGCTGCGGGAGCGCATCTGGTGGGGGTCGGCCACCAACGGCACGGCGGCGTGGGCGGCGAGGCTGGGGATGAACCTGCAGAGCTCGACCCTGAAGTTCGACGAGTCGGGCAAGCCTTTCCACGAACAGCAGGCGGAGCAGATCGCCGTGTACCGGCGGGCGTGGGCCGAGGCGGGGCACGCCCGCGAGCCGCGGGTGTCGGTGAGCCGCAGCATCTTCGCGCTGGTCGACGACCGCGACCGCGCCTACTTCGGGCGGGGCCAGCAGGACTCGGATCAGCTCGGCTACATCGACGGGCCGTCGCGGGCGATCTTCGGCCGCAGCTACGCCGCCGAGCCCGACGTGCTCGTCGAGGAGCTGGCGCGCGACGAGGCGATCAGGGCGGCCGACACGCTGCTACTCACCGTGCCGAACCAGTTGGGGGTCGATTACTGCGCCCACGCCATCGAGGCGATCCTCACCCACGTGGCGCCGGCGCTGGGGTGGCGCTGA
- a CDS encoding DUF1800 domain-containing protein, which yields MHLAPNGSMSSELHLVNRLTWGARPGDMARVRELGAAGYLEWQLDHEAIPDPLVERFLEEHPVLLEDAAGVQRALDVDYGAVVVQVLWGRVYRAVYSERQLFEKLVEFWSDHFNVPLPDLVGPKVVDDREVIRRHALGSFRDLLLASARSPAMLLYLDNFNSRRDHPNQNYARELLELHTVGVDGGYTQRDVEEVARCFTGWTLREGWRGDMVFDRAEHDEGEKVVMGHRIAAGRGIEDGLEVLDILAGHPATAEFVSRKLCRRFVADEPPDSVVAAVAATFRATGGDVRAVLRTLFGSPEFRAARGTKFRRPLEAIVAMLRALTPGVSVNEPWLVGDALERMGQLPFNWFPPNGYPDRADQWFNAGGLLQRWNAALVLGHAAAGWTDGGITLDLDAVLPATATVGEAVDATWRRLVGDPIDPATRRTLLAGVGAPDPAAAADREFRRERLPALVGLVLASPAFQLT from the coding sequence ATGCACCTCGCACCGAACGGCTCGATGAGTAGCGAGCTGCACCTCGTGAACCGCCTCACCTGGGGCGCGCGGCCGGGCGACATGGCGCGCGTGCGCGAGCTGGGCGCGGCCGGCTACCTGGAGTGGCAACTCGATCACGAGGCGATCCCCGACCCGCTCGTCGAGCGCTTCCTGGAGGAGCACCCGGTCCTGCTCGAGGACGCGGCCGGCGTGCAGCGCGCCCTCGACGTCGATTACGGCGCGGTGGTCGTCCAGGTCCTGTGGGGCCGCGTGTACCGGGCGGTCTACAGCGAACGGCAGCTGTTCGAGAAGCTGGTCGAGTTCTGGAGCGACCACTTCAACGTGCCGCTGCCGGACCTGGTCGGCCCCAAGGTCGTCGACGACCGCGAGGTGATCAGGCGCCACGCGCTGGGCAGCTTCCGCGACCTGTTGCTGGCGTCGGCGCGCAGCCCCGCCATGCTGCTCTACCTCGACAACTTCAACAGCCGGCGCGACCACCCGAACCAGAACTACGCGCGCGAGCTGCTCGAGCTTCACACCGTCGGCGTCGACGGCGGCTACACCCAGCGCGACGTGGAGGAGGTGGCGCGCTGCTTCACCGGCTGGACCCTGCGGGAGGGCTGGCGCGGCGACATGGTGTTCGACCGCGCCGAGCACGACGAGGGCGAGAAGGTGGTCATGGGTCACCGCATCGCGGCCGGTCGAGGCATCGAGGACGGGCTGGAGGTGCTCGACATCCTGGCCGGCCACCCCGCCACCGCCGAGTTCGTGAGCCGGAAGCTCTGCCGCCGCTTCGTGGCCGACGAGCCGCCGGATAGCGTCGTGGCGGCGGTGGCGGCCACCTTCAGGGCCACCGGTGGCGACGTCCGCGCCGTCCTGCGGACCCTGTTCGGGTCGCCCGAGTTCAGGGCGGCGCGCGGCACGAAGTTCCGCCGCCCGCTGGAGGCGATCGTGGCCATGCTGCGGGCGTTGACGCCGGGCGTGAGCGTGAACGAGCCGTGGCTGGTGGGCGACGCCCTCGAGCGGATGGGCCAGCTCCCCTTCAACTGGTTCCCGCCCAACGGCTACCCCGACCGGGCCGACCAGTGGTTCAACGCCGGCGGGCTGCTGCAGCGCTGGAACGCCGCCCTCGTCCTGGGCCACGCGGCCGCGGGGTGGACGGACGGCGGCATCACCCTCGACCTGGACGCCGTCTTGCCCGCGACCGCCACGGTGGGCGAGGCCGTGGACGCCACCTGGCGACGCCTCGTGGGCGACCCGATCGACCCGGCCACGCGGCGCACGCTCCTCGCCGGGGTGGGCGCGCCCGACCCGGCCGCCGCCGCCGACCGGGAGTTCCGCCGCGAACGCCTGCCCGCGCTCGTCGGCCTCGTCCTCGCGTCCCCCGCCTTCCAGCTCACGTGA